In Perca flavescens isolate YP-PL-M2 chromosome 7, PFLA_1.0, whole genome shotgun sequence, the following proteins share a genomic window:
- the krt18a.1 gene encoding keratin, type I cytoskeletal 18 yields MKTSRQSTYSVRSSTSSKAPVYRASTIHGGSGGNRISISSSVRSGLGAGMGAGMGMGSGMGMGMGMGTGAGGFSSSVQVSGNSSDIMGNEKFAMQNLNDRLANYLETVRNLEQANHKLEIKIKEALEKSGPDFRDYSKYQVILDDLRKKVFDATTDNARLVLNIDNARLAADDFRVKYESELAIRQSVEADIVGLRKLIDDTNMQRMNLESEIESLKEELIHLKKNHGNEVTELRNQIAQSGVHVDVDAPKGQDLAQLMAEIRAKYEKMALKNQEELKAWHESQITEVQTQVSQSTEALKGAQTEVNDLRRQMQTLEIELESQRSLKASLEGTLRDTEMRYNMEIESLNTILLGLEAELTQLRNNIQLQTQEYEALLNMKMKLEAEIATYRRLLDGEDFTLQDALEDQKTVKTKVMTVTQTLVDGKVVSSSTETKNL; encoded by the exons ATGAAAACCTCCAGGCAAAGTACATACTCTGTGCGCTCCTCCACTAGTAGCAAGGCTCCTGTCTATAGGGCCTCCACTATCCATGGTGGGTCTGGTGGGAACCGCATTAGCATCTCCTCCAGCGTCCGCAGTGGGTTGGGAGCCGGTATGGGAGCCGGGATGGGAATGGGATCCGGGATGGGAATGGGAATGGGAATGGGCACTGGAGCAGGGGGTTTCTCCAGCAGCGTCCAGGTGAGCGGGAACAGCTCCGACATCATGGGCAATGAGAAGTTTGCCATGCAGAACCTGAACGACCGCCTGGCCAACTACCTGGAGACAGTGAGGAACCTGGAGCAGGCCAACCACAAGCTGGAGATTAAGATCAAGGAGGCCCTGGAGAAGAGCGGACCTGACTTCAGAGACTACAGCAAGTACCAGGTCATCCTGGACGACCTGAGGAAGAAG GTGTTTGATGCCACCACTGACAATGCCCGCCTGGTTCTCAACATCGACAACGCTCGCTTGGCGGCCGATGACTTCAGAGTGAA ATACGAGTCTGAGCTGGCCATCCGCCAGTCTGTGGAGGCCGACATCGTCGGTCTGAGGAAGCTCATCGACGACACCAACATGCAACGCATGAACCTGGAAAGCGAGATTGAATCCCTGAAAGAGGAGCTCATCCACCTCAAGAAGAACCATGGAAAT GAAGTTACGGAGCTTCGTAACCAGATTGCCCAGTCGGGAGTCCACGTGGATGTCGACGCTCCTAAAGGACAAGACCTGGCTCAGCTCATGGCAGAAATAAGGGCTAAGTACGAGAAGATGGCACTGAAGAACCAGGAAGAACTCAAAGCATGGCACGAATCTCAG ATAACAGAAGTGCAGACCCAGGTCAGCCAGAGCACAGAGGCCCTAAAGGGCGCCCAGACGGAGGTGAATGACCTGCGCAGACAGATGCAAACCCTGGAGATCGAGCTGGAGTCACAGAGGAGCCTG AAAGCCTCCCTGGAGGGAACACTGAGGGACACAGAGATGCGTTACAACATGGAGATCGAGTCTCTCAACACCATCCTCCTGGGCTTGGAGGCCGAGCTCACACAGCTGCGTAACAACATCCAACTGCAGACGCAGGAGTACGAGGCCCTGCTCAACATGAAGATGAAGCTGGAGGCCGAGATCGCTACGTACAGACGCCTGCTGGATGGGGAAGACTTCAC GCTCCAGGATGCTCTGGAAGACCAGAAAACAGTGAAGACCAAAGTGATGACTGTCACCCAGACCCTAGTGGATGGCAAGGTGGTTTCCTCCAGCACAGAAACCAAGAACCTTTGA
- the LOC114558573 gene encoding keratin, type I cytoskeletal 18 has translation MDRSYAHSVSGGAGGHGTKISMAYGTRVGSGFGGGYNYQSLSSGSNSGSLAITNEKTTMQHLNDRLASYLETVRNLEKANSTLEIKIRETIEKKGPLEGRDYSKYNAIITELRAKIFDTIKGNAQLSISLDNARLATEDFRLKLEYEMSMRQTVEADVARLRKLLDDTNVVRMHLESDIESLKEELINLRKNHNRMVAELRDQITQVGIRVDVDAPKGQDLARIMEEMRASYEKIALKNQEQLKTWHESQITEVQVQVTENTTALKEATTVITETRRRYQGMDIELQSALSLKASLEATLRDIDMRYNMEVEKYNAIILRLQEELTQIRNDIQHNTREYEQLLNIKVKLEAEIAEYRRLLDGGGDFKLQDAVDLKTVHTKVVTVTQTLVDGKVVSESQDIKSSEKIAAN, from the exons ATGGACAGGTCCTATGCCCACAGTGTCAGCGGAGGGGCAGGTGGCCATGGGACCAAGATCTCCATGGCCTACGGCACACGGGTTGGCAGCGGTTTCGGGGGTGGGTATAACTACCAGTCCTTGTCCTCTGGGTCCAATTCTGGATCCCTGGCCATCACGAATGAGAAGACAACCATGCAGCACCTGAACGACCGCTTGGCTAGCTACCTGGAGACGGTGAGGAATCTGGAGAAGGCCAACAGCACTCTGGAGATCAAGATCAGGGAGACCATCGAGAAGAAAGGCCCCTTGGAGGGAAGGGACTACAGCAAGTACAATGCCATCATCACGGAGCTGAGGGCCAAG ATATTTGACACAATCAAGGGCAACGCACAGCTTTCTATCTCTCTTGACAATGCACGACTGGCTACAGAAGACTTCAGACTCAA GCTGGAGTATGAGATGTCCATGCGTCAGACGGTGGAGGCTGATGTGGCCAGACTCAGAAAGCTTCTGGACGACACCAACGTTGTTCGCATGCACCTGGAGAGCGACATCGAGTCTCTGAAGGAAGAGTTGATCAACCTGAGGAAGAACCA CAACAGGATGGTTGCTGAATTGCGTGACCAGATCACCCAGGTTGGCATCCGTGTGGATGTTGATGCTCCTAAAGGACAGGACCTGGCCAGGATAATGGAGGAGATGAGGGCTAGCTATGAGAAGATAGCACTGAAGAACCAGGAGCAGCTCAAAACATGGCATGAATCGCAG ATCACAGAGGTGCAGGTCCAAGTGACTGAGAACACAACAGCTCTGAAGGAAGCCACGACTGTGATCACTGAAACTCGGAGGAGGTACCAGGGAATGGACATTGAACTGCAGTCTGCACTTAGTCTG AAAGCATCTCTGGAGGCCACCCTGCGTGACATCGACATGCGTTACAACATGGAGGTAGAAAAGTACAACGCCATCATCCTGAGGCTGCAGGAGGAGCTCACTCAGATCCGCAACGACATCCAGCACAACACAAGAGAGTACGAGCAGCTGCTCAACATTAAGGTGAAACTGGAGGCTGAGATCGCCGAGTACAGGAGGCTGCTGGACGGAGGGGGAGACTTCAA ACTACAGGATGCAGTTGATTTGAAGACGGTCCATACCAAAGTGGTGACAGTCACTCAGACTCTGGTGGATGGCAAAGTGGTGTCAGAGAGCCAGGACATCAAATCCAGTGAAAAGATTGCTGCTAATTAA